The genomic region AGATCCGGATTATTTAATATGAATTCTTTTATAAAACTATCCTGCATAAAAAAGAGGATAACGCAATACTCCACATCAAGATATTGTTTAGTGGTATAAACACCTTTCTTAATAAATAAGGCATCACCAGTTTCAATATGGTAAATATCCCCGGCAGATATCCAGTCCTTTTTTCCGCTTATTACAAAAGTTATAAGGTTAGACTCGGTCCAGAACTGGTAGTCTTCCACTTCTAGCGGACATTTATATTCAACAATAAGGTATTGTTCTCCTATAAGTTTATGGAATCCCGGTCTTTTCTTGAAATAGTTATAAATGTCTACGATCATCTGGAGCGATTCAGAAACTATCATCTACTCAATATAAATTTAGTGATTTTGGGATTAATTATAAGAATATTAATCTCTTATGAAATGACTTGCTACAGTACTTTAGGTTTGCAGATTATTATGAATATCTTTGGCCAAAATCCAAGATTTGTTCCGAAAGCGATTCTATTATTTTATTAAGATTCAGTATTTAGGTTACCGTTTGCATGGTTGGCAAAAACAACCAGATGTAAAAACCGTGGAAGGTTTGATCACTAAAACATTGAGATGGGTCATGCCCGATGCGAAATGTAAAATTCTTGGGACTAGCAGGACAGATGCCATGGTTTCTGCAGAAGAATCTGCTTTTGAATTATTCCTTGATCATGAACCTCTTGCAGACCTGGATGAATTTCTGAAAGATTTCAACAAAAACCTTCCCCAGGATATTAGGGCATTAAGTATAGAAGAAGTAGATGAAAAGTTCAATATCATCCAGCATTCCAAAACCAAGGAATACGCCTATTTGTTTAGCGTAGGGGACAAATTTCATCCTTTTTGCGCTCCCTTTATGGCAAATTTCCAGGAAGATCTGGATATTGAAAAAATGAAGGAAGCCGCAAGCTTATTCCAGGGAAAACATAATTTTAAAAACTATTGCGTTCGGGTTTCAGATAAGAGCACTTTTGAGAGAGAGATGATCAAATCTGAACTGGTAGAGAATACTGAGTATACCGCCAATTTCTTCCCGGAGCGTTCCTATATTTTCCATATTCATGCCTCCGGATTTTTGCGTCACCAGGTTAGGCTCATGATGGGCAGCCTCGTGCTGGTAGGCAGGGGAGAGTTAAGCCTTGAGGACATCAGTAATAGTCTTAAACCTGATAGTCCCGAATTACAAATGGACTATATTGCCCCGGCTTCCGGATTAATATTAAATAAAATCGAATTCGATTGACCTATTCCTTTTCCAGGATCTTTAATGAGATCTTGATGGTTTCATACGGAATAGCTTCTTCAAAATGTTCAAAATAGGTTCTTAGTCCGCTGGGATTATCCAGTTTCTTTTTGGCAGTTTTAATGGATTGCAGCTCAGATTTAGGCACGAATTGCTTCAGGTTTACTTCTTCACCTTCATCATAGAGTTTTATTAAATGGGAGAATATCGTATTCCTGGCAACGCCTCGTTCTTTTGCGATCTCCTCTACACTTAAACCATCTTTATAAAGAGACAGGGTTTCTTTTAAAGTATTCCCTTTTTTGGTCTTCTTTTTTGTTTTCTTTTCTCTTTTTTCCTTGCTAAAAGCAATGATCTCCTTTATAAATCTAAAACCATAATCCTCCATTTTCTTTCTTCCCACTCCATTAATGAGCATGAATTCGGAATCTGACATTGGTCGTTGTTTTTCCATATCCTTTAAGGCAGCGTCATTAAAGATGAGATAAGCAGGAATATCTTCTTCCCGGGCAATTTCCAGTCGCAATTGCCTTAATCTTTCGAATAAGGAATTATTTGCAGTAGTAGTTTTTTCAGCCTGTGCCTGTGGTTTTTTATCCTTGACATCTGCCAGAGGCACTTTTTCATTTTCGAAAAGGACTTTTTTAGCCTGTTCGGTAAGTTGCAGTCTATTGTTGCGGTCGAAAGCGATCTCTATATATCCTAAATTGATAAGCTGAATGATGTATTGCTGCCAATGATGCCAGGAAATATCCTTACCGATCCCGTAAGTAGAGAGTTCCTGGTAATTACTTCTTCTTACTACTTCGTTCTGGGAACCACGAAGAACATCGATCACGGCCGAAATTGGTTCAGAAGCTTTCAACCTGAAGATACAGGAAAGTGCTTTTTGTGCTATTACCGTTCCATCGAAGAATTCAGGTGGATTCCGGCATATATCGCAGTTACCACAATCTTCTTCCAGGTATTCCCCGAAATAACTTAAGAGGATCTTTCGGCGGCAGCTCAGAGCTTCTGAATATTGCTTCATCCTATCCAGTTTAGCCAGCTGAACTTCTTCGTTCTTGGCATTCGAAGCGAATTTCTGAAGCTGGATCACATCGGAGTAACTATGAAAGAGAAGTGTGTCTGATGGTAATCCATCTCTTCCTGCACGGCCAATCTCCTGGTAATAACCTTCCAGGTTCTTCGGCATGTTGTAATGTATCACCCAGCGGATATTCGATTTATCGATACCCATCCCAAAAGCGATGGTCGCGCAGATGATCTGTTTTTCGTCATTGATGAAATCATCCTGGATCTGTGAACGCTCCAGGTGATCCAGGCCAGCGTGGTAGGCTTCGGCTTTAAAACCTTTTACTTTTAGTTTTGAAGCAAGTTCTTCAGTGGTCTTTCGGCTTAAACAATAGATGATACCACTTTCTTTTTTTCTGTTCTTTAAAAAATCTGAGATCTGTTCAAAACGTTTAATACCTTGTTTCACCTCGAGACTCAGGTTCTTACGATCAAAGGAGGCTACATGTTTCTTAGCATTCGGGATATTAAGCTGTTTGCAGATGTCGTTTCGGGTAGCTTTATCTGCAGTAGCGGTTAGCGCCAGAACCGGAGTAGAAGGGAAGCGATTCTTTAAATAACCAAGTTGAGTATAGGCCGGCCTGAAATCGTGACCCCAGCTGGAAATACAGTGTGCCTCATCTATGGCAATAAGGCTTACCTTACCATCGGTGAGGAACCGGTCTACGAACTGAAGACTTTCGGGTGCTACATATAGTAATTTGATCTCCTTATTATCGATCTTTTGAAAAATAGCCTGCTTATCTGCTTCATCTTGACTGCTATTCAAGTAAGCCGCGGGAACCCCATTGGCATTTAACCCATCCACCTGATCTTTCATTAAGGCAATAAGCGGAGAAATGACCAGGGTGATCTCTGGAAGCAAAATCCCTGGTA from Gramella sp. MT6 harbors:
- the truA gene encoding tRNA pseudouridine(38-40) synthase TruA; translated protein: MFRKRFYYFIKIQYLGYRLHGWQKQPDVKTVEGLITKTLRWVMPDAKCKILGTSRTDAMVSAEESAFELFLDHEPLADLDEFLKDFNKNLPQDIRALSIEEVDEKFNIIQHSKTKEYAYLFSVGDKFHPFCAPFMANFQEDLDIEKMKEAASLFQGKHNFKNYCVRVSDKSTFEREMIKSELVENTEYTANFFPERSYIFHIHASGFLRHQVRLMMGSLVLVGRGELSLEDISNSLKPDSPELQMDYIAPASGLILNKIEFD
- the recQ gene encoding DNA helicase RecQ codes for the protein MKEAVLLDTLKEYFGYESFRPLQKKIIASVFDGKDNLVIMPTGGGKSICYQLPGILLPEITLVISPLIALMKDQVDGLNANGVPAAYLNSSQDEADKQAIFQKIDNKEIKLLYVAPESLQFVDRFLTDGKVSLIAIDEAHCISSWGHDFRPAYTQLGYLKNRFPSTPVLALTATADKATRNDICKQLNIPNAKKHVASFDRKNLSLEVKQGIKRFEQISDFLKNRKKESGIIYCLSRKTTEELASKLKVKGFKAEAYHAGLDHLERSQIQDDFINDEKQIICATIAFGMGIDKSNIRWVIHYNMPKNLEGYYQEIGRAGRDGLPSDTLLFHSYSDVIQLQKFASNAKNEEVQLAKLDRMKQYSEALSCRRKILLSYFGEYLEEDCGNCDICRNPPEFFDGTVIAQKALSCIFRLKASEPISAVIDVLRGSQNEVVRRSNYQELSTYGIGKDISWHHWQQYIIQLINLGYIEIAFDRNNRLQLTEQAKKVLFENEKVPLADVKDKKPQAQAEKTTTANNSLFERLRQLRLEIAREEDIPAYLIFNDAALKDMEKQRPMSDSEFMLINGVGRKKMEDYGFRFIKEIIAFSKEKREKKTKKKTKKGNTLKETLSLYKDGLSVEEIAKERGVARNTIFSHLIKLYDEGEEVNLKQFVPKSELQSIKTAKKKLDNPSGLRTYFEHFEEAIPYETIKISLKILEKE